One part of the Candidatus Zymogenus saltonus genome encodes these proteins:
- a CDS encoding V-type ATP synthase subunit I: protein MSISELKKVLFAFHSDERNSLLKLLQKWAVVEISELTEPNVIETFPELAPTDSDRLNDLVALTSQIDFTINFLKPYEKKKPALAFMTPKEMESADDLLSLAKKYNIQKTIDKANRLNREIAENNNQIAKLRSSANVLKPWLSVKAPIADLSETKNVYQTLFMIYKMPRERIGEVLNEAGNTHIITLIFEGANYSYYHFACHKEDRPTYEEALASIEAEKEALPETSGTFKDVLKKTEKEVTSLKNRGEKLMAEAEALAADAEKLKRLYDHYTIEKEREEVIKTLRSSTSVSYMEGWVPTDDLPRLERAIKENFSFVEMVEFPPSEDDKPPILLKTKERMVKPFQLITELYGVPNPKEVDPTPLLSPFFAVFFGLCLTDAGYGLVLICLLLFVMIRFRNSLGKTKLVGLLLLGAISTVILGALMGGWFGDVLTRLPEGSLSKNILMSFKVMDPLMDTITFMLICIVLGFIQINFGILIRMYKNLKKGDRTQAIFVQGGWILFINSAAVLVSGFMAAEMIPAWATKAATVGFIVACGSIILFSHRESNNIFVRIAWGLYAIYGSTSYMGDLLSYLRLLALGLATGIIATVVNLIAAMMGEIPYVGVVFAVIILIGGHTFNIAVNALGAFVHTTRLQYVEFFSKFYEGGGRTFKPFGVKPKYTVLKESKE from the coding sequence TTGAGTATTTCAGAACTTAAAAAGGTCCTTTTTGCGTTTCATTCCGACGAGAGAAATTCACTCCTGAAGCTTCTCCAGAAGTGGGCCGTGGTTGAGATCTCAGAGCTTACCGAGCCCAACGTCATAGAGACCTTTCCGGAACTTGCGCCGACCGACTCCGATAGGCTTAACGATCTGGTGGCCCTAACCTCCCAGATAGACTTCACAATTAATTTCTTAAAGCCCTACGAGAAGAAAAAGCCCGCGCTTGCCTTTATGACCCCCAAAGAGATGGAGAGCGCCGACGATCTTCTGTCATTGGCCAAAAAGTACAACATTCAAAAAACAATAGACAAGGCCAACAGGCTGAACAGGGAGATAGCCGAAAACAACAATCAGATTGCAAAACTGAGATCATCGGCCAATGTTTTAAAACCCTGGCTAAGCGTCAAGGCGCCCATCGCCGACTTGTCGGAGACGAAAAACGTCTACCAGACGCTTTTCATGATCTACAAGATGCCCAGGGAGAGGATCGGGGAGGTGCTCAACGAGGCGGGAAATACCCATATTATAACGCTTATCTTCGAAGGGGCGAACTACTCCTACTACCATTTTGCCTGTCATAAGGAAGACCGCCCGACCTACGAGGAGGCCCTCGCCTCAATCGAGGCGGAAAAGGAGGCCCTTCCCGAGACATCCGGCACCTTCAAGGATGTCTTGAAAAAGACAGAAAAAGAGGTCACCTCGCTTAAGAATCGGGGAGAAAAGCTCATGGCCGAGGCCGAGGCATTGGCCGCAGATGCGGAAAAGCTTAAAAGGCTATATGACCATTACACCATAGAAAAGGAGCGGGAAGAGGTCATAAAGACGCTTAGATCCTCCACCAGTGTCTCCTATATGGAGGGGTGGGTGCCGACAGATGACCTTCCCAGGCTTGAAAGGGCCATCAAGGAAAATTTCTCTTTCGTCGAGATGGTGGAATTCCCGCCTTCCGAAGACGACAAACCCCCCATCCTGCTGAAAACAAAGGAGAGGATGGTCAAACCCTTTCAGCTCATTACCGAGCTGTACGGGGTGCCGAACCCAAAGGAGGTCGACCCCACTCCGTTACTGTCGCCGTTTTTCGCTGTGTTCTTCGGCCTCTGCCTGACGGATGCAGGATACGGCCTGGTGCTCATCTGTCTACTTCTCTTCGTAATGATAAGGTTTAGAAACAGCCTTGGAAAGACTAAGCTCGTGGGACTCCTGCTCTTGGGGGCAATATCCACGGTGATCCTTGGGGCTCTCATGGGCGGCTGGTTCGGCGATGTGCTGACCCGCCTCCCCGAGGGGTCTTTGTCAAAAAACATCCTGATGTCCTTCAAGGTTATGGACCCCCTAATGGATACCATCACGTTCATGCTTATCTGTATAGTCCTTGGATTCATTCAGATAAACTTCGGCATTTTGATCAGGATGTACAAGAACTTAAAAAAGGGAGATCGTACTCAGGCCATTTTCGTCCAGGGCGGCTGGATTCTGTTCATCAACTCTGCCGCCGTCCTCGTATCCGGCTTTATGGCGGCCGAAATGATTCCCGCCTGGGCAACAAAAGCCGCAACGGTCGGTTTCATCGTGGCTTGCGGGAGCATCATCCTGTTTTCGCACAGGGAATCGAACAACATCTTCGTGAGGATCGCCTGGGGGCTCTACGCCATTTACGGCAGCACCTCATACATGGGCGACCTCTTGAGCTATCTAAGGCTGCTGGCCCTGGGGCTTGCCACCGGAATCATTGCCACGGTTGTAAACCTGATCGCCGCCATGATGGGAGAGATTCCCTATGTGGGAGTCGTCTTTGCCGTCATCATCCTCATTGGCGGCCATACGTTTAACATCGCCGTAAACGCCCTGGGCGCTTTTGTCCACACAACGAGGCTTCAGTACGTGGAGTTCTTCAGCAAGTTCTATGAAGGCGGGGGGAGAACCTTTAAGCCCTTCGGCGTAAAACCGAAATACACTGTTCTTAAGGAGTCAAAAGAATAG